In a genomic window of Bradyrhizobium ontarionense:
- the smc gene encoding chromosome segregation protein SMC, whose translation MKLTRLRLHGFKTFVEPTDFVIEPGLTGVVGPNGCGKSNLVEALRWAMGETSHKSLRAADMDAVIFSGSNTRPSRNHAEVVMTIDNSDRTAPAAVNDRDILEISRRIEREAGSVYRINGRDVRARDVQILFADAATGARSPALVHQGKIGEIIQAKPEQRRRVLEDAAGVAGLHARRHEAELRLKAAETNLLRVEDVIGQLSGQMEGLRKQARQAIRYREVAAKVRKAEATLYHMRWMGAHADLNDAARVHDVSVREMAERTREQAESARIQAIRASHLPALREAEARAAATMQRLKNARDLLDREELRAKDRAGELDRRLMQLTADVAREQQQNQDAQVALQRLETEDAELKEEIKARVEMRSGVDERVAEAEAHLTETERQFTELTTQLADLTARRNQLEANVRSHRDRLARLDQDIANVRGDEERLAQETAHLGDLDTLAATLEAAEEAEAQAEASVQSNESAQATARQKLEASRAPLAEADKRVQRLETEARTISKMVNSETKNLWPPIIDGVTVAKGYEKALGAVLGDDLDAPVDASAPMHWTVAGAEVTDPALPDGVEPLAAYVQAPPELSRRLAQIGVVSRDRGAQLVSQLRTGQRLVSPEGDVWRWDGFIAAAHAPTGAARRLAERARLIDIEAELEQARIDASNKRQALESAEAEVKAAAAAESAGREAWRAAQREVNSARERHANAEREINRHSARKSALVEASTRLAHDRAEIAELHENALEAIEGLPPTTEAEARLMAVRADIEAKRRAAAQVRAEAQALAREAELADRRLQAIIGERNDWFNRIRGAGSQIATIEARIAEVKDERAELDNAPEIFAEKRSALIDELGIAEGERQVAADALAEAEGAMGDTDRAAKASLEALSKSREAAARAEERLESAKRRVADVEREIHDMLECEPQAVAAMAEIGPDTQLPPQHEIEDSLEKLRRDRERLGAVNLRAEEELIEVEGSHTALTTERDDLVEAIKRLRQGIQSLNKEARERLQASFETVNDHFKRLFTELFGGGEAALHLIESDDPLEAGLEIIAKPPGKKPQTLSLLSGGEQALTAMALIFAVFLTNPSPICVLDEVDAPLDDHNVERFCNLLHEMKGSTETRFIIITHNPITMARMNRLFGVTMAERGVSQLVSVALDEAVKILDQQVA comes from the coding sequence ATGAAACTCACCCGTCTTCGTCTTCACGGTTTCAAGACGTTCGTCGAACCGACTGACTTCGTGATCGAACCCGGCCTCACCGGCGTCGTCGGTCCGAACGGCTGCGGCAAGTCGAATCTGGTCGAGGCGCTGCGCTGGGCGATGGGTGAGACCTCGCACAAATCGCTGCGCGCCGCCGACATGGACGCCGTGATCTTCTCCGGCTCGAATACGCGACCGTCGCGCAACCACGCCGAAGTGGTGATGACGATCGACAACAGCGATCGCACCGCGCCGGCGGCCGTGAACGACCGCGACATTCTCGAGATCTCGCGCCGCATCGAACGCGAGGCGGGCTCGGTGTATCGGATCAACGGCCGCGACGTGCGCGCGCGCGACGTGCAGATCCTGTTCGCCGACGCCGCCACCGGCGCGCGCTCGCCCGCGCTCGTCCACCAGGGCAAGATCGGCGAGATCATTCAAGCAAAACCTGAGCAGCGCCGCCGCGTGCTCGAAGACGCCGCCGGCGTCGCCGGCCTGCATGCGCGCCGCCATGAGGCCGAGCTGCGATTGAAGGCGGCCGAGACGAATCTGCTGCGCGTCGAGGACGTCATCGGCCAGCTCTCCGGCCAGATGGAAGGGCTGCGCAAGCAGGCGCGCCAGGCGATCCGCTATCGCGAGGTCGCGGCCAAGGTGCGCAAGGCCGAAGCCACGCTCTATCATATGCGCTGGATGGGCGCGCATGCGGATCTAAACGACGCCGCCCGTGTGCACGATGTCAGCGTGCGCGAGATGGCGGAGCGGACCCGCGAGCAGGCCGAATCGGCCCGCATCCAGGCGATCCGCGCCTCGCATCTGCCGGCGTTGCGCGAGGCCGAGGCGCGTGCCGCGGCGACGATGCAGCGGCTGAAGAACGCCCGTGACCTGCTCGACCGCGAGGAGCTGCGCGCCAAGGACCGTGCCGGCGAGCTCGACCGCCGTCTGATGCAGCTCACCGCCGACGTCGCGCGCGAGCAGCAGCAGAACCAGGACGCCCAGGTCGCGCTGCAGCGCCTGGAAACCGAAGACGCCGAGCTCAAGGAAGAGATCAAGGCGCGCGTCGAAATGCGCAGCGGCGTCGACGAGCGCGTCGCCGAGGCCGAGGCCCATCTCACCGAAACCGAACGTCAGTTCACCGAGCTGACGACGCAGCTCGCCGATCTCACGGCGCGGCGCAATCAGCTCGAGGCCAACGTTCGCAGCCATCGCGATCGTCTCGCCCGGCTCGACCAGGACATCGCCAACGTCCGCGGCGACGAGGAGCGGCTCGCGCAGGAGACCGCCCATCTCGGCGATCTCGATACGCTCGCGGCCACGCTCGAAGCGGCTGAAGAGGCCGAGGCCCAGGCGGAAGCGTCGGTGCAGAGCAACGAGTCCGCGCAGGCAACCGCGCGCCAGAAGCTCGAAGCCTCGCGCGCCCCGCTCGCCGAAGCCGACAAGCGCGTGCAGCGGCTCGAAACCGAGGCGCGGACCATCTCCAAGATGGTCAACAGCGAGACCAAGAACCTGTGGCCGCCGATCATCGACGGCGTCACGGTCGCCAAGGGTTATGAGAAGGCGCTCGGCGCCGTGCTCGGCGACGACCTCGATGCGCCGGTCGATGCGTCGGCGCCGATGCACTGGACGGTGGCCGGCGCCGAGGTCACCGATCCCGCGCTGCCGGATGGCGTCGAGCCGCTCGCCGCCTATGTCCAGGCGCCGCCGGAGCTCTCCCGCCGGCTGGCGCAGATCGGCGTGGTGTCGCGGGATCGCGGCGCCCAGCTGGTGTCGCAGCTGCGGACCGGCCAACGGCTGGTCTCGCCCGAAGGCGACGTCTGGCGCTGGGACGGCTTCATCGCGGCGGCGCATGCGCCGACCGGCGCGGCACGGCGCCTCGCCGAGCGCGCCCGCCTGATCGATATCGAAGCCGAGCTCGAGCAGGCGCGCATCGATGCGTCCAACAAGCGCCAGGCGCTGGAGAGCGCCGAGGCCGAGGTCAAAGCGGCCGCCGCCGCCGAGAGCGCCGGCCGCGAAGCCTGGCGCGCCGCGCAGCGCGAGGTCAACTCGGCGCGCGAGCGCCATGCCAATGCCGAGCGCGAGATCAACCGGCATTCGGCGCGCAAATCGGCGCTGGTCGAGGCGTCGACCCGCCTCGCCCATGACCGCGCCGAGATCGCCGAGCTGCATGAGAATGCGCTGGAGGCGATCGAGGGGCTGCCGCCGACCACCGAAGCCGAGGCACGGCTGATGGCCGTGCGCGCCGACATCGAGGCCAAGCGGCGGGCCGCGGCGCAGGTCCGCGCCGAGGCCCAGGCGCTGGCGCGCGAAGCTGAACTGGCCGACCGCCGCCTGCAGGCGATCATCGGCGAGCGCAACGACTGGTTCAACCGCATCCGCGGCGCCGGCTCGCAGATCGCCACCATCGAGGCCCGCATCGCCGAGGTGAAGGACGAGCGCGCCGAGCTCGATAACGCGCCGGAGATCTTTGCCGAGAAGCGCAGCGCGCTGATCGACGAGCTCGGCATCGCCGAAGGCGAGCGCCAGGTCGCGGCCGACGCGCTGGCCGAAGCCGAGGGCGCGATGGGCGACACCGATCGCGCCGCCAAGGCCTCGCTGGAGGCGCTGTCGAAGTCGCGCGAGGCCGCAGCCCGTGCCGAGGAGCGGCTCGAAAGCGCCAAGCGCCGGGTCGCCGATGTCGAGCGCGAGATCCACGACATGCTCGAATGCGAGCCGCAGGCCGTTGCCGCCATGGCCGAGATCGGCCCGGACACGCAGCTGCCGCCGCAGCACGAGATCGAGGACAGCCTGGAGAAGCTGCGCCGCGATCGCGAGCGGCTCGGCGCCGTCAATTTGCGCGCCGAGGAAGAGCTCATCGAGGTCGAGGGCTCGCACACCGCGCTGACGACCGAGCGCGACGATCTGGTCGAGGCCATCAAGCGGCTGCGCCAGGGCATCCAGAGCCTGAACAAGGAGGCGCGCGAGCGTCTGCAGGCCTCGTTCGAGACCGTCAACGATCACTTCAAGCGTCTGTTCACCGAGCTGTTCGGCGGTGGCGAGGCCGCGCTGCATCTGATCGAGAGCGACGATCCGCTCGAGGCCGGCCTCGAGATCATCGCCAAGCCGCCGGGCAAGAAGCCGCAGACGCTGTCGCTCTTGTCGGGCGGCGAGCAGGCGCTGACGGCGATGGCGCTGATCTTCGCGGTGTTCCTCACCAACCCGTCGCCGATCTGCGTGCTGGACGAGGTCGACGCGCCGCTCGACGACCACAACGTCGAACGCTTCTGCAACCTGCTGCACGAGATGAAGGGATCAACCGAGACCCGCTTCATCATCATCACCCACAATCCGATCACCATGGCGCGCATGAACCGGCTGTTCGGCGTCACCATGGCCGAGCGCGGCGTGTCGCAGCTCGTCTCGGTCGCGCTCGACGAGGCCGTGAAGATCCTCGACCAGCAGGTGGCGTAA
- a CDS encoding small ribosomal subunit Rsm22 family protein encodes MISPDLPAHLKAALEGKLHGHSRQDAAVRATRISDSYRSGGNSGTITSEADAIAYATVRMPATYAAVAASLNAVMQASPDFAPTSLLDVGAGPGTASFAATEAFSSLASFDAIDANPALRALALALAGETMRLRDLAYTLGPARALRECATSADLVIASYMIGELTDAERPGIIDALWARTGDTLLIVEPGTPAGYQRIIAARDRLIAAGSHVAAPCPHAAACPLVAPDWCHFAQRLARSRAHRQIKGADVPFEDEKFSYVALTREPAAQRPAARVLAPALTTKIGVTAKLCEADGQARTVSIPRRDKAAFAAARRWTWGDGV; translated from the coding sequence ATGATTTCTCCTGACCTGCCCGCTCACCTCAAGGCCGCCCTGGAAGGCAAGCTGCATGGGCATTCGCGGCAGGATGCGGCTGTTCGCGCGACCCGCATCTCGGATTCCTATCGTAGCGGCGGCAATTCAGGAACGATCACCAGCGAAGCCGACGCGATCGCCTACGCCACCGTGCGGATGCCGGCGACCTACGCGGCCGTTGCAGCCAGCCTGAACGCCGTGATGCAGGCGAGCCCGGACTTCGCCCCGACGTCGCTGCTCGATGTCGGCGCCGGGCCGGGCACCGCGAGCTTTGCGGCAACTGAAGCCTTTTCGTCGCTGGCATCCTTCGATGCCATCGACGCCAATCCCGCGTTGCGCGCGCTGGCGCTTGCGCTCGCCGGAGAGACGATGCGCCTGCGCGATCTCGCCTACACGCTCGGCCCGGCGCGGGCGCTGCGCGAGTGCGCCACGAGCGCCGACCTCGTCATCGCCAGCTACATGATCGGCGAGCTGACCGACGCCGAACGCCCGGGCATCATCGATGCGCTGTGGGCCAGAACCGGCGACACTCTCCTCATCGTCGAGCCCGGCACGCCGGCGGGCTATCAGCGCATCATCGCCGCGCGCGACCGCCTCATCGCCGCCGGTTCTCACGTCGCCGCCCCCTGCCCGCACGCGGCGGCTTGTCCGCTTGTAGCACCGGACTGGTGCCACTTCGCGCAGCGGCTGGCCCGCTCGCGAGCCCACCGGCAGATCAAGGGCGCGGACGTCCCCTTCGAGGATGAGAAATTTAGCTATGTCGCGCTGACACGCGAGCCTGCGGCACAGCGGCCGGCTGCGCGTGTGCTCGCACCGGCATTGACCACCAAGATCGGGGTGACGGCCAAGCTATGCGAAGCTGATGGCCAGGCGCGAACCGTCAGCATTCCCCGGCGGGACAAGGCCGCCTTCGCAGCCGCGCGCCGCTGGACGTGGGGCGACGGCGTATGA
- a CDS encoding COG4315 family predicted lipoprotein — MFRMTVITVTLLASAGTALANGHGGESAAPPPAPKQEGPPAKAIVGKNGPVLVDPKGMTLYYTERDNTGTKSTCDGACAEKRPPLLAPDNAVASGDFTVITRPDGKKMWAYRYRPLYNSQLDSAPGDVKGHDPAQLWRVARPY, encoded by the coding sequence ATGTTCAGGATGACGGTGATCACGGTGACGCTGCTGGCTTCGGCAGGAACGGCCCTGGCAAACGGCCACGGTGGTGAATCCGCGGCGCCGCCTCCGGCACCGAAGCAGGAGGGCCCGCCGGCCAAGGCCATCGTCGGCAAGAACGGTCCCGTCCTGGTCGACCCGAAGGGGATGACCCTCTACTATACCGAGCGCGACAATACCGGCACTAAGTCGACCTGCGACGGCGCCTGCGCCGAGAAGCGACCGCCGCTGCTCGCGCCCGACAACGCGGTCGCCAGCGGCGATTTCACCGTGATCACCCGCCCCGACGGCAAGAAGATGTGGGCCTATCGTTACCGCCCGCTCTACAACTCGCAGCTCGACAGCGCCCCCGGCGACGTCAAGGGCCACGATCCCGCCCAGCTCTGGCGCGTCGCCCGGCCCTATTGA